One window from the genome of Balaenoptera musculus isolate JJ_BM4_2016_0621 chromosome 3, mBalMus1.pri.v3, whole genome shotgun sequence encodes:
- the CDC25C gene encoding M-phase inducer phosphatase 3, whose product MSAEFFSSTREEGSPGSGPSFRSNQRKILNLLLERETSFSISSDLPRTPVEKKLFGDSANLSILSGETPKRCLNLSNLSSGEMSATQFTTSSDLDETGHLDSTGPEEIQLAGMNYHQHLVKCSPAQLLCSTPNALDHGHRKKDAICSSSANKENENSTSEPLEWWVPRNLRSPLFLLDNGNLVESEMKHLDSPITTVSKLDKNPELGENQTEEISDELMEFSLEDQEEAKASVNRSCLYRSSSLPDSLNSPRLKQMVKFKDNTIPDKVKKKYCSSHKELRKGLGIKKMASLCDINMTQMLEEDSNQGPLIGDFSKVCALPTVSGRHQDLKYVNPETVAALLLGKFQGLIEKFYIIDCRYPYEYLGGHIQGALNLYSQEELYNFFLKKPIVPLDTQKRIIIVFHCEFSSERGPRMYRSLRQEDRAVNQYPALYYPELYILKGGYRDFFPEYMELCEPQSYCPMHHQDHKAELLRCRNQSKAWEGERQLQEQIALLVKDVSP is encoded by the exons ATGTCtgcagaattcttttcatctacAAGAGAGGAGGGAAGCCCTGGCTCAGGACCTAGTTTTAGGTCCAATCAGAGGAAGATATTAAACCTGCTCCTGGAGAGAGAGACTTCCTTTTCCATCAGTTCAGATCTCCCTAGAACTCCAGTGGAGAAGAAACTTTTTGGTGATTCTGCAAACCTAAGCATCTTGTCCGG AGAAACCCCAAAACGTTGCCTTAATCTTTCGAATCTTAGCAGCGGGGAGATGTCTGCCACTCAGTTTACCACTTCTTCAGACCTTGATGAAACTG GTCACTTGGATTCTACAGGACCTGAGGAAATACAGTTAGCTGGGAT GAATTATCACCAACACCTTGTAAAATGCAGCCCA GCACAGCTGCTTTGTAGCACTCCGAATGCTTTGGACCATGGCCACAGGAAGAAAGATGCAATATGTAGCTCATCCGCAAATAAAGAGAAT GAAAACAGCACTTCAGAGCCCTTGGAGTGGTGGGTACCCAGGAACCTGAGGTCTCCTCTTTTTCTACTG GACAATGGAAACTTGGTGGAAAGTGAAATGAAACATCTGGACAGTCCCATTACTACAGTTTCAAAATTAGATAAAAATCCAGAGCTAGGAGAAAACCAGACAGAGGAGATTTCAGATGAGTTGATGGAGTTTTCTCTGGAAGATCAAGAAGAGGCCAAG GCATCTGTGAACAGGAGCTGCCTGTATCGCTCCTCTTCGTTGCCAGACAGTTTGAACAGTCCAAGACTGAAGCAGATGGTAAAATTCAAGGACAACACAATACcagataaagtaaaaaagaagtaTTGTTCTAGCCACAAAGAGCTCAGGAAG GGCTTAGGTATAAAGAAAATGGCCTCCCTCTGTGACATTAATATGACTCAGATGCTGGAGGAAGATTCTAACCAGGGGCCTCTGATTGGTGATTTCTCCAAG GTATGTGCGCTGCCGACCGTGTCAGGGAGACACCAAGATCTGAAGTACGTCAACCCAGAAACA GTGGCTGCCTTGCTTTTGGGGAAGTTCCAGGGTCTGATAGAGAAATTTTATATCATCGATTGCCGCTATCCATATGAGTACCTGGGAGGACACATCCAG GGAGCTTTAAACTTGTACAGTCAAGAAGAACTATATAACTTCTTTCTGAAGAAACCCATTGTCCCGTTGGATACTCAGAAAAGAATAATCATTGTGTTCCACTGTGAATTCTCCTCAGAGAGGGGTCCCCGAAT GTACCGCTCTCTGAGACAAGAGGACAGGGCTGTGAACCAGTATCCTGCACTGTACTACCCAGAGCTGTATATCCTCAAAGGGGGCTACAGAGACTTCTTTCCAGAATATATG GAGCTGTGCGAACCACAGAGCTACTGCCCTATGCATCACCAGGACCATAAGGCTGAGCTGCTGAGGTGTCGAAACCAGAGCAAAGCATGGGAAGGGGAGCGGCAGCTGCAGGAACAGATTGCCTTACTGGTGAAGGATGTGAGCCCATGA